The sequence ATAAGATATAGACGTGCTACAACGTCTCACCAGCCAGTAGTCACTACCCTTTTGCATAAGGATTGTCGAAAAAACTCTACAATCATGTACCAATCACTCTGTCTTGAAGCCACGAACCTGTTCAACGTCAGATCCATAAACCACCatattttcaattaatcaaaCGGTGTACACTTAAAAGAGCATTACAAATATTACTCTTTACGTCTTATGAGGAGGTACCAAATTATCTTCTGTataaccaaatctaggttgggtacCACCACAAACAAAATACAATCAAACCCAAAAAAAACATAACCAATTTCAATCAAACCCCATAATAATATCTCCTGAATTTCTAGAGACAGAGTGAGAAAAACAAGAGAAGTCGTCAGATTTCAATGGTGATGAATTCTAAAAGAATCCATTATCAACTATATTCATGAAGAAGTTGATGAGTAGTGTTGTAATTAGttgaaatggatgaattcatATCTGAAACTAAGAATGAGTTGTTGAGTTATAGTTTTCGCTTTGAATTTAAGTTAAATTCGTTATCGATACCAAGAATATGATCCTAACCCTAGAACCCATATCGGATCTCACCTGTGGATCCACTCAATTTTACTTTCAATGGATGCCGCTGCATCTCGTCCTGCTGTAGTTATTGATAATGGAACTGGGTAATTCTTAACACCCATAACCTGTTTGATataatttctttatggttttctttcttttgccAATTTGTTTTTGCCCGTTTTTCACTGAATTGTTTGTCTTAATTTTCAGCTATTCTAAAATGGGTTTTGCTGGTAATGTAGAACCGTGTTTTATAATACCAACTGTTGTCGCTGTAAATGAGTCGTTTCTTAATCAACCAAGAGGTTCAGTTAAGGGAAGTAATTGGTTAGCACAACATAGTGCTGGTGTGATGGCAGATCTTGATTTTTATATAGGGGAGGAAGCTGTATCAAGGTCGAGATCGAGTAGTAGTTATAACTTAAGTCATCCAATTCAACATGGTCAGGTTGAGAATTGGGATGCAATGGAAAGATTTTGGCAACAATGTATATTCAATTACTTAAGATGTGACCCGGAAGATCATTACTTTCTACTTACAGAAAGTCCACTTACTCCACCTGAAAACCGTGAATATACTGGAGAAATCATGTTTGAAACGTTTAATGTTCCGGGTCTTTATATCGCTGTTCAACCAGTTCTTGCTCTCGCCGCGGGTTACACCACTTCCAAGGTTGGTATTGTTTGATTTTTAGTTGTTTTAGGCTTCATATTTGTTTTGCAAAGTTCTATTTCCTTTAAGTAGTGTTTGCAAAAATGGAGGTTCAGAAGAAGTTTATCATAACTAAAAAGGTAGATAATCATATGTCCTGTATATTGAATATGAATTCGAATTAGAACCTGAAAATTAACCAATAGGCAGCTCTATTTGACAATTCCAAGTTAATTGTATAGTATATACCTCAATGATGAGTCTGAATTTACTAGGATGTAGCAGCATAGAATACATTTTGCTAGGTTATGAAATTGCCTCTTTCAGCTTAGAAAAAGGTAGTTTCAAATGATCTGTGTAAGTCAAATGATATGCAAACATTGCCATTCTTCTTAAGAAAAGGTAATTTCAGATTATGTTCGAGTCAAATGAGATGTGTAGAGCGTTTGGTGTGCGGGAAAAATTTGCATGATGCAAACGAGCAGAAGATGCCTTAATTGCGTAGAAGCTATTATAAAATTTGATTGAGTTGCATCTTGATCTCTAAGAGAGAGCATGAGGTGGTGAAGCTTTTGCAGCTACCGAAGGAAGATGGTATCTGAATAGTTCTTTCTATGTACAACTAATTGACAGCTCCTGTTGGATGGTTTAGATCCTTAACATGCCGGACGCACTTACATACACCCTTTCTTGTTATGAATCTCGTATTCCCTGCTGTCTAAAGCTGTTAGCAGTTTCTTGTTATGATCTCGTCTGCCCCACTGTCTAGAGTTGTTAGCTGAATGGACTGTTTGCATAGCAGTCTTGTTGTCGAAGTGCGTAAAATTTCATATGCGTTGACTTATGTTTATATAAAGCTCTACAGTCAAACCTGTTATTGCTTTCTAGTAGATTAAGGTATTTTCATTTGCGCCATGCAAATTTTCCTGGATAGCAGGCAGAGTCTTGTAGTTATCCTGCATTAATAGGATTAGCTTGAAAAATGGATATAGCAAGCTcaaattaaagatgagtttattcgTGGGATTGCAAAGATACCGAGCGTTGGAATATTGAGTGTTGGCCCTTTTCAGTTGGGATGCATCATGTACTTCTCTTCCAGTTTTCTTTGCCCTGGGAAAGTGCTTTATGGTTGGGTTTTCCTGGCTATTCTGTTATAGTTTTTATTTCATGTTTGTACGACTTATTAAGTAATTAGGTCCACGCTTTCAGAAATTTAAGATTGTTGATCAGAACTGACCTCCTGTTCGTGTATGTGTCAATCTGTTGTACCTAGGAAATGGTCATTATGTTATACATTGACGAATACCTCCTTCTCAGTGTGAAATGACAGGAGTTGTAGTGGATGTTGGAGATGGTGCTACACATATTGTGCCTGTTGCAGAGGGTTATGTTATCGGGAGCAGCATTAAATCTATACCTATCGCTGGAAGGGATGTTACCCAATTTATCCAGCAGCTCATGCGGGTAAGTCGGCAGAGTCCCAGATTTATTACGAGCTTGTTAACATATGTTTGCTTTTTTTGATAGAGAATGTAATCGTATATGGAATTCTGAGTTTGATGGCATGGTTAACAATATATGGCTGCTTTTATTGTCTTCAGGAAAGAGGGGAGCTTATACCACCCGAAGACGCATTTGAAGTAGCTCGGAAGGTTAAAGAGAACTATTGCTACACTTGTTCAGATATAGTCAAGGTAAGTACTATACACTTCTTTTATTTaccaaagaaggattttttttatttatttagccGTTCTGTATTCAAGGAGGCAAATGACAACTTTTACTGCATGAGATGTGGTGTTCAGGGAGACACCAGTTTGATATTTTATAGCATTGCTTGTTACATAAGAAATATTGGATAGAGATCAAAAATAGAGctcctttttcttttgtttctttaatatttttgatAGACATAAATTTAGAAGAGTACTTTATGATAGTTCACAATCATCACTGGGTCAGGAATATAACAAGCACGACAAAGAACCATCGAAGTACATCAAGCAATGGAGAGGGATTAAACCTAGGACAGGAGCACCATTCTCTTTTGATGTTGGCTATGAACGCTTTCTCGGCCCTGAGGTTTGTTTTGCCTACATTTTTCTTCTTGTCAATGTTGAGAATATCTTCACACCAACAGACATGCTCAGCATAAATTCTTGTTCTCctatttgcttttttttttccagttagATTCAGTGATCAAAAAATTGTTATCGAATGCAGATTTTCTTCAATCCTGAAATATATAGTAGCGACTTTAAAACTCCAGTACCATCCGTGATAGACAAGTGCATTCAGTCTGCGCCAATTGACACACGAAGAGCACTGTACAAGGTATGGTAGTTTAATTTCCTCTTTGGATAATCCTGAAGCAAGGTGGTTATTGTGAATGTCACATGTTGGGGATCTCTTGGTAACCAATCTAATTTGTTCTAGTGCGCCACCAACTAAAGTGGTGATGTTCCAGTATTTTACATCTGCTACAGTTCCTGATATTTTAAGAACTTCATACGATAGTTGAATCTATTTAGGTTTTCTCATAAAATGATGGTTAACTCCTTGTCTCAGAATATTGTTCTATCTGGAGGATCTACCATGTTCAAGGATTTTCATAGAAGAATACAAAGAGATGTAAAGAAGATTGTAGATGCTCGGCTCCATGTGTCTGATACAAGGCTTGGTGGAGAAATTAAAGTAAGTTTTATCTTTTGTTCCTGaaagattaaaaaaattatgCTCTTTCTTATGGGAAAGATCTGATTTGTGAATTGCATTATACAGTCACAACCAGTGGAAGTCAATGTAGTCAGCCATCCCATTCAGAGGTTTGCAGTTTGGTTTGGAGGCTCTGTTCTGGCATCAACACCTGAGTTCTATGCAGTATGTTCTCTGCATTCATATTGATCCATTCTTGTTAAGATAAGTTTGCAAGTTTTACTATTATCAACgataaaactcaaaatcaatgttttccaCAGGCTTGCCACACAAAAGCAGAGTACGAGGAGTATGGAGCAAGTATCTGTCGGACGAATCCTGTTTTCAAGGGAATGTATTAGGTATAAAAGGTGTCTAGTTTCTCTGAGGCCACTAATCTACTTCGGGTATCAATTGATGCATATCTAACATGTACTCTCAATCATCTAACATAGAACCATGGTTAGTTAAAATTTTAGTTGTTCCAGTTATACAAGTGCATTCAGGAACACCTAACTATTAAGTGCTCCTGTTGTAATTAGATTGTTAAAAGATAAACATCTGGGTACCCTTAGTTTTCGACCTTCCACATCCACAATCTTAGTGAATTTGATTGATGTTTAGTTTTCTTTTAAATTTACAATTTGATTTTTAAAATGTAATTGTATATTTAATTTTGTCGATCTTTTATGCATTGTTGTCTGGATATCTTTCTTTCTTGGGTCTGTTGGGAACTTGTTAAGTTTGGGCAAGTTTGAAAACGAGGTCGTTCtttttatggatgaaacaaattgcTGGGAAGAAATGGTGTCatatttgttattttatttaCAACATTACCTTGTTAGCATCTGTGGTTGTGAAGGCGCAATTGTAATGATAATGGAGAGTAACTTTGGATGATATAATgttatcttcatcttcttgggaAGGACTTCTCACTGCAGGAACACTCTGTTTTGCAATGTGTAATGTCGGAGGAGGGCTGGGAAACATTTTCCAAATCTTGTTCTTTAGCTTGTACCTGGAAGTGGACGGccaataaactcatctttaagagcaAATACCCAGGCTCAGGAAAGGCTTCTGCTATGCAGTTTCCATGTAGTTCAAGTAAATACTCACATTTTCTTTCTCAATTCACTCCCGCTTGGAACTTCTTGACGTCAATTCTCGACAACAAGAACAACCGATAAGAAGTGAAACGAGATCCCTACAACATATTAGGCGTTTGTCAATTTTTCTGTGTTTATCATCAGGTTTGTTTTCAAAATGTATAAATGATGTGTTAATCCTAATGACGGACTGAAAATTGATGTGTTAATCCGAGTGCTCAAAATGAGTCAGGAAAATACATAAAGTGCCAGAAAGAAAGTGGATTTCATTATAATGAATGTGAAAACCTCCAACCATGGCAAGTGATACCACAAGAAGGGGTTGCTCAGGGACTAATTTCTAATCTCTTTGTATAGGCACATAGTTCTTTTCAGAACGATGCTACAAAACTGAGTTTCTAAATGATTAAATTCTCATTATTAGGGAAAACAAAAACCACCCCAGCAATAACATTTTTCTTTCAAGGAGCTTTATCAAAGGGCTCCGTGTCGTTGTAACAAACATCCCACACAGCATCCATGGCCTCCTTTGAAGCTACTCCTGAGCAATATGGGTTAGCAGCCATTGACTTCATAACTCTTCTTCTTACACATTCCTTCAGAGAAAATCATACAGGGGAGGTTAGTCATGACCATCCACCCTCCTAACTCTTTTACTTGCATATAATCATAATTTTAAATTTTCAAAAAGCACCAAAGTCATAACATTAAGACTAGGATATAGATCAGTGTAACTGTGCAAACACTCATCTCTTACATACTATATATATCCATTGCgttcatattttttatttaacAAAGAAGCACCCAACCATAGATCAAAAGTGTAGTGCTGTCCAAGTATATGCTGAATTTACTAACCACAAGGAAATTTAGCAAGATCATCGAACACGAAAGCAAATGGATACACAGTTGAACAACGTAGGATTTGCTGTATCTCAAACAACATCAAGGCTCAGACTTGACGTGTATGAAATTATACTTTCATTACATAACAATGATAACATGCTACAAGAGAGGCTTTTAAAGTGATACTATTCTAGCCTAAAACCAGTGCATgatttatttaaaattattttatATAGGAAAGAAGGAAAACTCACTTGTTCTTGACCTCGTAACTTCATGAACCCACGCAGGAACTCAAGCTTATAGTGGCAATTACCACTTAGATGTCCAGCCCGAATCTATAGGTCATCAAGAATAAAAGAAGTTATTTCAGATATTATAGATGCACTCCACAACCCATTGGTACATATACAATTCAACACGGCAAGAATATCAGGATGGAGTTTACCTCACTGCACGCATGATGAGCGCAATCAGTCCAATCTAAATTTGCAGCCCT comes from Papaver somniferum cultivar HN1 chromosome 7, ASM357369v1, whole genome shotgun sequence and encodes:
- the LOC113299451 gene encoding actin-related protein 3-like is translated as MDAAASRPAVVIDNGTGYSKMGFAGNVEPCFIIPTVVAVNESFLNQPRGSVKGSNWLAQHSAGVMADLDFYIGEEAVSRSRSSSSYNLSHPIQHGQVENWDAMERFWQQCIFNYLRCDPEDHYFLLTESPLTPPENREYTGEIMFETFNVPGLYIAVQPVLALAAGYTTSKCEMTGVVVDVGDGATHIVPVAEGYVIGSSIKSIPIAGRDVTQFIQQLMRERGELIPPEDAFEVARKVKENYCYTCSDIVKEYNKHDKEPSKYIKQWRGIKPRTGAPFSFDVGYERFLGPEIFFNPEIYSSDFKTPVPSVIDKCIQSAPIDTRRALYKNIVLSGGSTMFKDFHRRIQRDVKKIVDARLHVSDTRLGGEIKSQPVEVNVVSHPIQRFAVWFGGSVLASTPEFYAACHTKAEYEEYGASICRTNPVFKGMY